A stretch of Aeromicrobium tamlense DNA encodes these proteins:
- a CDS encoding enoyl-CoA hydratase-related protein, which translates to MTELVHLDVADGVATITLDSEHNRNALSRQLVTELGAHLDSAESDADAKVIVLRSAHRVFCSGADLSEAAEGSMQEGASTLIGLQRRIATSAKPVVVVLGGPVRAGGLGLVGAADIVLATRSVTFALTEVRLALAPAVISLSLLPRLSPRAASDLFLTGRTFDAAEAAEIGLVTRVVEDDALDAGLQAVLDDLGQGYPQGFRETKALLNHDLVERIDRLGDRLAEQSARLFGSDEAREAMLAFLSRKR; encoded by the coding sequence ATGACCGAACTCGTCCACCTCGACGTCGCGGACGGCGTCGCGACGATCACACTCGACAGCGAGCACAACCGCAACGCCCTGAGCCGCCAGTTGGTCACCGAGCTGGGGGCGCACCTCGACAGCGCGGAGTCCGACGCCGACGCGAAGGTGATCGTGCTGCGCTCGGCGCATCGCGTCTTCTGCTCGGGAGCCGACCTGTCCGAGGCCGCCGAGGGCTCGATGCAGGAGGGGGCGAGCACCCTGATCGGCCTCCAGCGCCGCATCGCCACGAGCGCCAAGCCCGTGGTCGTCGTGCTGGGCGGCCCGGTGCGCGCGGGCGGCCTCGGACTCGTCGGGGCCGCCGACATCGTGCTGGCCACGCGGTCGGTGACGTTCGCGCTGACCGAGGTCCGACTCGCGCTCGCCCCCGCGGTGATCAGCCTGTCGCTGCTGCCGCGGCTGAGCCCGCGGGCCGCCTCCGACCTCTTCCTCACCGGCCGCACCTTCGACGCCGCCGAGGCGGCCGAGATCGGCCTCGTCACGCGGGTCGTCGAGGACGACGCACTCGACGCCGGTCTGCAGGCGGTCCTGGACGACCTCGGCCAGGGCTACCCGCAGGGCTTCCGCGAGACGAAGGCGCTGCTCAACCATGACCTCGTCGAGCGGATCGACCGCCTCGGCGACCGGCTGGCCGAGCAGTCGGCGCGCCTCTTCGGCAGCGACGAGGCGCGCGAGGCGATGCTCGCGTTCCTGTCCCGCAAGCGCTGA
- a CDS encoding anthranilate synthase family protein — translation MTKELLDDVLAQPAFALIRGREADRVTLLGGPRTDIERLADIPLAEGPGPAWDHLVVVPFAQVAERGFEAHQDGTPLSVIEARSNHDVALADLLEVLPNGAIDLADRGGFETSDEDYAAMVRRIIDDEIGQGEGANLVIGRRYRATVSDWDHAKALTVFRRLLERERGAFWTFCIFTGDRYLIGASPERHVSLDDGQLRMNPISGTFRMRGLETHADRKRELLKFLSDEKEIYELFMVVDEELKMMCDLCHEGGLVLGPYLKPMSHLVHTEYLLAGRTDRDPRDILRDSMFAATVTGSPVENACRLIKQYEPQGRGYYASVAALVGRDENGTARLDAPILIRTADVDLDGHLTVTAGATLVRDSDADYETNETWAKASGVLSAFGLVEAAPEPVEGFDAFTREDDVLIALGSRNQRLSQFWLSDQSGTAPTPALEGKRVVVLDGEDDFVNMLSHVFGVMGMTTDVVRHDEWTEEALDGHDLVVIGPGPGDPRDGDDAKIAVLRRATRRLLEREQPFLSICLGHQTLCHELGLDLDYKDIVFQGTQSALPVLDRTETVGFYNTFVGRVPESGLPEGVTAQTDPATGDIHLVAGPHYRGIQFHAESVLTQNGYAILRDLTAALLG, via the coding sequence ATGACGAAAGAGCTCCTCGACGACGTGCTGGCTCAGCCGGCGTTCGCGCTGATCCGCGGGCGCGAGGCCGATCGCGTCACGCTCCTGGGCGGCCCGCGCACCGACATCGAGCGGCTGGCCGACATCCCGCTCGCCGAGGGCCCCGGCCCCGCCTGGGACCACCTCGTCGTCGTCCCGTTCGCCCAGGTCGCCGAGCGCGGCTTCGAGGCCCACCAGGACGGCACGCCCCTGTCGGTGATCGAGGCGCGCTCGAACCACGACGTCGCCCTCGCCGACCTGCTCGAGGTGCTGCCGAACGGCGCGATCGACCTCGCCGACCGCGGCGGCTTCGAGACCTCCGACGAGGACTACGCCGCGATGGTGCGCCGCATCATCGACGACGAGATCGGCCAGGGCGAGGGCGCGAACCTCGTCATCGGCCGCCGCTACCGCGCCACCGTGTCCGACTGGGACCACGCCAAGGCGCTCACCGTCTTCCGCCGCCTGCTCGAGCGCGAGCGCGGCGCCTTCTGGACCTTCTGCATCTTCACCGGGGACCGCTACCTGATCGGCGCGAGCCCCGAGCGGCACGTCAGCCTCGACGACGGCCAGCTCCGGATGAACCCGATCAGCGGCACGTTCCGCATGCGGGGCCTGGAGACCCACGCCGACCGCAAGCGCGAGCTGCTGAAGTTCCTGTCCGACGAGAAGGAGATCTACGAGCTCTTCATGGTCGTCGACGAGGAGCTCAAGATGATGTGCGACCTGTGCCACGAGGGTGGCCTCGTGCTGGGTCCGTACCTCAAGCCGATGAGCCACCTCGTGCACACCGAGTACCTGCTGGCCGGCCGCACCGACCGCGACCCGCGCGACATCCTGCGCGACTCGATGTTCGCCGCCACCGTCACGGGCAGCCCCGTGGAGAACGCCTGCCGCCTCATCAAGCAGTACGAGCCGCAGGGTCGCGGCTACTACGCCAGCGTGGCCGCGCTCGTCGGTCGGGACGAGAACGGCACGGCCCGGCTCGACGCCCCCATCCTCATCCGCACGGCCGACGTCGACCTCGACGGCCACCTCACGGTCACGGCGGGCGCCACGCTCGTGCGCGACTCCGACGCGGACTACGAGACGAACGAGACGTGGGCCAAGGCCTCGGGCGTGCTGAGCGCGTTCGGCCTGGTCGAGGCCGCGCCCGAGCCCGTGGAGGGCTTCGACGCGTTCACCCGCGAGGACGACGTGCTCATCGCGCTCGGCTCGCGCAACCAGCGGCTCAGCCAGTTCTGGCTCAGCGACCAGTCGGGCACGGCGCCCACACCCGCGCTCGAGGGCAAGCGGGTCGTGGTGCTCGACGGCGAGGACGACTTCGTCAACATGCTGTCGCACGTCTTCGGCGTGATGGGCATGACCACCGACGTGGTCCGCCACGACGAGTGGACCGAGGAGGCGCTCGACGGGCACGACCTCGTCGTGATCGGTCCCGGTCCGGGCGACCCGCGCGACGGCGACGACGCGAAGATCGCCGTGCTGCGCCGTGCCACCCGCCGCCTGCTCGAGCGGGAGCAGCCGTTCCTGTCGATCTGCCTGGGCCACCAGACGCTGTGCCACGAGCTCGGGCTCGACCTGGACTACAAGGACATCGTCTTCCAGGGCACGCAGAGCGCGCTGCCGGTGCTGGACCGCACCGAGACCGTGGGCTTCTACAACACGTTCGTCGGCCGCGTCCCGGAGTCGGGCCTGCCCGAGGGGGTCACGGCGCAGACGGACCCGGCCACCGGTGACATCCACCTGGTGGCCGGGCCTCACTACCGCGGGATCCAGTTCCACGCCGAGTCGGTGCTCACGCAGAACGGCTACGCCATCCTGCGCGACCTCACCGCTGCGCTGCTGGGCTGA
- a CDS encoding HelD family protein: protein MSNPSPDERELAHEQAYVDTVYERLEESTKVARSLVAEGMARGHIGHEGGLVERDAMVYQASRRLSALHAAHDGLVFGRLDLDGGEARYIGRIGVRDADREIILVDWRAPAASVFYQATAQDPAGVVRRRVLRCRGDRVIGIEDELLDADAAPDDMVVIGEGALLASLSRARDSSMHSVVATIQKEQDEAIRAPSRGAVIIGGGPGTGKTVVALHRAAYLLYTDRRRFESGGVLVVGPSGVFMNYIERVLPSLGETSVVLRSIGEVVDGIRATEHASPEAAALLGASQMATALARIAKAPQPGSPQRLDLFYRDDRLVLEASDLARIRKRVLSNGLPNTTLSSAREELVKALWDKVTGDRALDRGEEAFGDHLDGDEAFEDFVESWWPELDPVDVWRTVPSRLGEVASDLFTSFEQQVLRREWADEPTIEDIPLIDELRHLLGEAPVRTEDDWASPKQLMSFEQREREDRIQATGSIDDEGFAHVLVDEAQDLSPMQWRMLGRRGRTASWTIVGDEAQSSWPVPAESAAARDEALGTLAVHRFRLSTNYRNSAEIYEFAAQVARHAIAHPDLADAVRRTGLDPRHEVVAPDELLDRAVAETTAMLGQVDGTVAVVAPSGRLDRLRAVMPQDERLRVLDPLDTKGLEFDGVVLVDADGVVTEAAAGWRTLYVVLTRATQRLVTVGTSRTWLDRVAE from the coding sequence ATGAGCAACCCCTCTCCCGATGAACGCGAGCTCGCGCACGAGCAGGCGTACGTCGACACCGTCTACGAGCGCCTGGAGGAGTCCACCAAGGTGGCCCGGTCGCTCGTCGCCGAGGGGATGGCGCGCGGCCACATCGGCCACGAGGGCGGCCTGGTCGAGCGCGACGCGATGGTCTACCAGGCCTCGCGCCGGCTGAGTGCCCTGCACGCGGCCCACGACGGCCTGGTGTTCGGCCGCCTCGACCTCGACGGCGGTGAGGCCCGCTACATCGGCCGCATCGGCGTGCGCGACGCCGACCGCGAGATCATCCTCGTCGACTGGCGCGCCCCGGCGGCCTCGGTGTTCTACCAGGCCACGGCGCAGGATCCGGCCGGCGTCGTCCGCCGGCGCGTGCTGCGCTGCCGCGGCGACCGCGTGATCGGCATCGAGGACGAGCTGCTCGACGCCGACGCCGCGCCCGACGACATGGTCGTGATCGGCGAGGGCGCGCTGCTGGCCAGCCTCAGCCGCGCCCGCGACAGCTCGATGCACTCGGTCGTCGCCACGATCCAGAAGGAGCAGGACGAGGCGATCCGCGCGCCCTCCCGCGGCGCCGTGATCATCGGCGGCGGCCCCGGCACCGGCAAGACGGTCGTGGCGCTGCACCGCGCGGCCTACCTGCTCTACACCGACCGGCGCCGGTTCGAGTCCGGCGGCGTGCTCGTCGTCGGCCCGTCCGGCGTCTTCATGAACTACATCGAGCGCGTGCTGCCCAGCCTCGGCGAGACCAGCGTGGTGCTGCGCTCGATCGGCGAGGTCGTCGACGGCATCCGCGCCACCGAGCACGCCTCGCCCGAGGCCGCCGCGCTGCTCGGCGCGAGCCAGATGGCCACCGCGCTCGCACGCATCGCCAAGGCCCCGCAGCCCGGCTCGCCCCAGCGGCTCGACCTGTTCTACCGCGACGACCGGCTCGTGCTGGAGGCCTCCGACCTCGCGCGCATCCGCAAGCGCGTCCTCTCGAACGGCCTGCCCAACACCACCCTGTCCTCCGCGCGCGAGGAGCTCGTGAAGGCGCTGTGGGACAAGGTCACCGGCGACCGTGCGCTCGACCGCGGCGAGGAGGCGTTCGGCGACCACCTCGACGGTGACGAGGCCTTCGAGGACTTCGTCGAGTCGTGGTGGCCCGAGCTCGACCCGGTCGACGTGTGGCGCACCGTGCCCTCGCGTCTGGGCGAGGTCGCCTCCGACCTGTTCACCTCGTTCGAGCAGCAGGTGCTGCGCCGCGAGTGGGCCGACGAGCCCACGATCGAGGACATCCCGCTCATCGACGAGCTGCGCCACCTGCTGGGCGAGGCGCCTGTGCGCACCGAGGACGACTGGGCGTCGCCGAAGCAGCTGATGAGCTTCGAGCAGCGCGAGCGCGAGGACCGCATCCAGGCCACCGGCAGCATCGACGACGAGGGCTTCGCCCACGTGCTGGTCGACGAGGCGCAGGACCTGTCGCCCATGCAGTGGCGGATGCTCGGCCGCCGCGGCCGCACCGCCAGCTGGACGATCGTCGGCGACGAGGCGCAGTCCTCGTGGCCCGTCCCCGCCGAGTCCGCGGCCGCCCGCGACGAGGCCCTCGGCACGCTCGCCGTCCACCGCTTCCGGCTGTCGACGAACTACCGCAACTCCGCCGAGATCTACGAGTTCGCCGCGCAGGTCGCCCGCCACGCGATCGCCCACCCCGACCTCGCCGACGCGGTCCGCCGCACGGGCCTCGACCCCCGTCACGAGGTCGTCGCCCCGGACGAGCTGCTCGACCGCGCGGTCGCCGAGACCACCGCGATGCTGGGCCAGGTCGACGGCACGGTCGCGGTCGTCGCGCCCTCGGGCCGCCTCGACCGGCTGCGCGCCGTGATGCCGCAGGACGAGCGCCTGCGCGTGCTCGACCCGCTCGACACGAAGGGCCTCGAGTTCGACGGCGTCGTGCTGGTCGACGCCGACGGCGTGGTCACCGAGGCCGCCGCCGGCTGGCGCACCCTCTACGTCGTGCTCACGCGCGCCACCCAGCGCCTCGTCACGGTCGGCACCAGCCGCACGTGGCTCGATCGGGTGGCCGAGTGA
- a CDS encoding metallophosphoesterase family protein: MNRIVAGLALLGVGLAVAVPVTAATFVDTERTVTIGAHNATARPTFDGHVTIVAGPLLPELRMPSDALLGIGAQVVLRDSPDTDLERVLAQDAAIASQPEGEIAAMTSEITEMGLAALQRGLAAGVIAMVVVGVGWVAVGPRRRRELRDQWPPEPRTALVGGVLAIVVLGAVMAYAPDPSTKREVAWVPIRQEFPELPDEARLAHVEISRGAATATSKAIVQGALDTYEESLAFYSSLAEKAKDVPVRAPEPGQTTALVVTDRHDNIGMDPVAREVARAADASFVIDMGDDTSNGASWEAFSIKSLRQTFEDLPILAVAGNHDTGKYILREMERNDFLVFDGEPTDVEGIRMIGESDPRSSGLTAGYNGNEGDNIAAITEQSEKLAEAACEDGEVSLMVTHSAASAKRTVQEGCVDLAISGHLHRQVGPTSTEGPQGTSTEVSIGSTGGAVYAFALGTKLRRDAQVAVLTFEAGRVVGLQIVTFKPGAVIDVGDYTTLPVPVAD, from the coding sequence GTGAACCGGATCGTCGCGGGTCTGGCCCTGCTGGGCGTCGGCCTCGCGGTGGCGGTGCCGGTCACGGCCGCCACGTTCGTCGACACCGAGCGCACCGTCACGATCGGCGCCCACAACGCCACCGCGCGTCCCACGTTCGACGGGCACGTCACGATCGTCGCCGGGCCCCTGCTGCCCGAGCTGCGGATGCCGTCCGACGCGCTGCTGGGCATCGGCGCCCAGGTGGTCCTGCGCGACAGCCCCGACACCGACCTCGAGCGCGTCCTGGCGCAGGACGCGGCGATCGCCAGCCAGCCCGAGGGCGAGATCGCGGCGATGACCTCGGAGATCACCGAGATGGGCCTGGCGGCGCTCCAGCGCGGCCTGGCCGCCGGCGTCATCGCGATGGTCGTCGTGGGCGTCGGCTGGGTGGCAGTCGGGCCGCGCCGCCGCCGCGAGCTGCGCGACCAGTGGCCACCCGAGCCGCGCACCGCCCTCGTCGGCGGCGTGCTCGCGATCGTGGTGCTCGGCGCCGTCATGGCCTACGCGCCCGACCCCAGCACGAAGCGCGAGGTCGCGTGGGTGCCGATCCGGCAGGAGTTCCCCGAGCTGCCCGACGAGGCGCGGCTCGCCCACGTGGAGATCTCGCGCGGCGCCGCCACCGCCACCAGCAAGGCCATCGTCCAGGGTGCGCTCGACACCTACGAGGAGTCGCTGGCGTTCTACTCCTCGCTCGCCGAGAAGGCCAAGGACGTTCCCGTCCGCGCGCCCGAGCCGGGCCAGACCACCGCACTCGTCGTCACCGACCGTCACGACAACATCGGCATGGACCCCGTCGCCCGCGAGGTGGCCCGCGCCGCCGACGCGTCGTTCGTCATCGACATGGGCGACGACACGTCGAACGGCGCCTCGTGGGAGGCGTTCAGCATCAAGTCGCTGCGCCAGACCTTCGAGGACCTGCCGATCCTCGCCGTCGCGGGCAACCACGACACCGGCAAGTACATCCTGCGCGAGATGGAGCGCAACGACTTCCTCGTGTTCGACGGCGAGCCCACCGATGTCGAGGGCATCCGCATGATCGGTGAGAGCGACCCACGCAGCTCGGGCCTGACCGCCGGCTACAACGGCAACGAGGGCGACAACATCGCCGCGATCACCGAGCAGAGCGAGAAGCTGGCCGAGGCCGCGTGCGAGGACGGCGAGGTGTCGCTCATGGTCACGCACAGCGCCGCGTCGGCCAAGCGCACCGTGCAGGAGGGCTGCGTCGACCTCGCCATCAGCGGGCACCTGCACCGCCAGGTCGGCCCCACCAGCACCGAGGGCCCGCAGGGCACCTCCACCGAGGTGTCGATCGGCTCCACGGGCGGCGCGGTCTACGCGTTCGCGCTCGGCACCAAGCTGCGCCGCGACGCGCAGGTGGCCGTGCTGACCTTCGAGGCCGGCCGCGTCGTCGGCCTGCAGATCGTCACCTTCAAGCCCGGCGCCGTCATCGACGTCGGCGACTACACGACCCTCCCGGTCCCCGTCGCCGACTGA
- a CDS encoding acyl-CoA carboxylase subunit beta has product MSSVRTAVDPTTAAYRENREAALERVADLGEQHAKALAGGGEKYVARHHQRGKLTARERIELLVDQDSPFLELGALAGWGTDFTVGGSIITGIGVVEGVECMIIANDPTVKGGSSNPVTVKKGFRAAQIAAENRLPTINLVESGGADLPTQKDIFIPGGASFRNITNASEDRRPTVALVFGNSTAGGAYVPGMSDYVVMVDGGAKVFLGGPPLVKMATGEESDDESLGGAQMHAKQSGLADYLAVDERDAIRLGRQIIRRINWRKAGPVPASVYAEPVLDPEELLGIVPTDLKVPFDPREVIARLVDGSEFDEFKPLYGQSLVTGFAQLHGYPIGILANAQGVLFSQEAQKAAQFIQLANQTDTPLLFLHNTTGYMVGAEYEQGGIIKHGAQMINAVSNSKVPHISIVMGASYGAGHYGMSGRAYDPRFMFSWTGAKSAVMGPAQLAGVMEIVARQSAESKGQVFDAEGFQGIKDLVEAQIEEQSLAYFTSGLGYDDGVIDPRDTRTILGICLSAIANAPVEGARGYGVFRL; this is encoded by the coding sequence ATGAGCAGTGTCAGGACCGCCGTCGACCCGACGACGGCCGCCTACCGGGAGAACCGGGAGGCCGCCCTCGAGCGCGTGGCCGACCTCGGGGAGCAGCACGCCAAGGCGCTGGCCGGTGGCGGCGAGAAATACGTCGCGCGACACCACCAGCGGGGCAAGCTCACCGCGCGCGAGCGGATCGAGCTGCTCGTCGACCAGGACTCCCCGTTCCTCGAGCTCGGCGCGCTGGCCGGCTGGGGCACCGACTTCACCGTGGGCGGCTCGATCATCACCGGCATCGGCGTCGTCGAGGGCGTCGAGTGCATGATCATCGCGAACGACCCCACCGTGAAGGGCGGCTCGTCGAACCCCGTCACGGTCAAGAAGGGCTTCCGCGCCGCGCAGATCGCCGCGGAGAACCGGCTGCCGACGATCAACCTCGTCGAGTCCGGTGGCGCCGACCTGCCCACGCAGAAGGACATCTTCATCCCCGGCGGCGCCAGCTTCCGCAACATCACGAACGCCAGCGAGGACCGGCGCCCCACGGTGGCCCTCGTGTTCGGCAACTCCACCGCCGGCGGCGCCTACGTGCCCGGCATGAGCGACTACGTCGTCATGGTCGACGGCGGCGCGAAGGTGTTCCTCGGCGGCCCGCCGCTGGTGAAGATGGCCACCGGCGAGGAGTCCGACGACGAGTCGCTCGGTGGCGCGCAGATGCACGCGAAGCAGTCCGGCCTGGCCGACTACCTCGCCGTGGACGAGCGCGACGCGATCCGCCTCGGTCGCCAGATCATCCGCCGCATCAACTGGCGCAAGGCCGGCCCGGTGCCGGCCTCGGTCTACGCCGAGCCCGTGCTCGACCCCGAGGAGCTGCTGGGCATCGTGCCCACCGACCTCAAGGTGCCGTTCGACCCCCGCGAGGTCATCGCGCGCCTCGTCGACGGCAGCGAGTTCGACGAGTTCAAGCCGCTCTACGGCCAGAGCCTGGTCACCGGCTTCGCGCAGCTGCACGGCTACCCGATCGGCATCCTGGCCAACGCCCAGGGCGTGCTGTTCAGCCAGGAGGCGCAGAAGGCCGCGCAGTTCATCCAGCTGGCCAACCAGACCGACACGCCGCTGCTGTTCCTGCACAACACCACGGGCTACATGGTCGGCGCGGAGTACGAGCAGGGCGGCATCATCAAGCACGGCGCGCAGATGATCAACGCGGTCTCGAACAGCAAGGTCCCGCACATCTCGATCGTGATGGGCGCGTCGTACGGCGCCGGCCACTACGGCATGAGCGGACGCGCGTACGACCCGCGGTTCATGTTCAGCTGGACCGGCGCGAAGTCGGCCGTGATGGGCCCGGCGCAGCTGGCCGGCGTGATGGAGATCGTCGCGCGGCAGTCGGCCGAGTCGAAGGGCCAGGTGTTCGACGCCGAGGGGTTCCAGGGCATCAAGGACCTCGTCGAGGCGCAGATCGAGGAGCAGTCGCTCGCGTACTTCACGAGCGGCCTGGGCTACGACGACGGCGTCATCGACCCGCGCGACACCCGCACGATCCTCGGCATCTGCCTGTCCGCGATCGCCAACGCGCCCGTCGAGGGCGCGCGGGGCTACGGGGTGTTCCGCCTGTGA
- a CDS encoding acyl-CoA dehydrogenase family protein has translation MSNFTESEERRELRKAVAALGAKYGEHYFYEAAKEGRKTTELWSEAGKLGYLGVSIPEEFGGGGGDIGDLAAVCEELAIAGCPLLLMVVSPAIVGTVIAQYGTQEQKQRWLPGLADGTETYAFSITEPDAGSNSHNLVTTATKTEDGGWVLKGGKTYISGVDEASHVLVVGRTADAKSGKLKPALFMVPTDSDGFNAQEIDMGLTSPEKQFTLFFDDIRLPADALVGSEDAGLEQLFAGLNPERIMAASMGTGTARWALNKAVAYAKDRDVWGRPIGAHQAIAHPLAQLHIDIEMTRLLTQKAAALYAAGDLMGAGEAANMAKVAAGDAAAKAVDTAIQTHGGNGLANEYGLVQALASSRLSNIAPVSKQMALNFVAQFSLGLPKSY, from the coding sequence ATGAGCAACTTCACGGAGTCCGAGGAGCGGCGCGAGCTGCGCAAGGCCGTCGCGGCCCTGGGCGCCAAGTACGGCGAGCACTACTTCTACGAGGCCGCGAAGGAGGGCCGCAAGACCACCGAGCTGTGGTCGGAGGCCGGCAAGCTCGGCTACCTCGGCGTCTCGATCCCCGAGGAGTTCGGCGGCGGCGGTGGTGACATCGGCGACCTCGCCGCGGTCTGCGAGGAGCTGGCGATCGCCGGCTGCCCGCTGCTGCTCATGGTGGTCTCGCCCGCGATCGTCGGCACGGTCATCGCCCAGTACGGCACGCAGGAGCAGAAGCAGCGCTGGCTGCCGGGCCTGGCCGACGGCACCGAGACCTACGCCTTCAGCATCACCGAGCCGGATGCCGGGTCGAACTCGCACAACCTCGTCACGACGGCGACGAAGACCGAGGACGGCGGCTGGGTCCTCAAGGGCGGCAAGACGTACATCTCGGGCGTCGACGAGGCCAGTCACGTGCTGGTCGTCGGCCGCACCGCCGACGCCAAGAGCGGCAAGCTCAAGCCGGCGCTGTTCATGGTCCCGACCGACTCCGACGGCTTCAACGCCCAGGAGATCGACATGGGCCTGACCAGCCCCGAGAAGCAGTTCACGCTGTTCTTCGACGACATCCGGCTGCCCGCGGACGCGCTCGTCGGCAGCGAGGACGCCGGCCTCGAGCAGCTGTTCGCCGGGCTGAACCCCGAGCGGATCATGGCGGCGTCGATGGGCACCGGCACGGCGCGCTGGGCGCTGAACAAGGCCGTCGCCTACGCCAAGGACCGCGACGTGTGGGGGCGTCCGATCGGCGCGCACCAGGCGATCGCGCACCCGCTGGCGCAGCTGCACATCGACATCGAGATGACCCGCCTGCTCACCCAGAAGGCCGCCGCGCTCTACGCTGCCGGGGATCTGATGGGCGCCGGCGAGGCCGCCAACATGGCCAAGGTCGCCGCCGGCGACGCCGCGGCCAAGGCGGTCGACACCGCGATCCAGACGCACGGCGGCAACGGCCTGGCCAACGAGTACGGTCTCGTCCAGGCGCTCGCGTCCTCGCGGCTGTCCAACATCGCGCCGGTCAGCAAGCAGATGGCCCTCAACTTCGTCGCCCAGTTCTCGCTGGGCCTGCCGAAGTCCTACTGA
- a CDS encoding ATP-binding protein, whose translation MSTIRKVLVANRGEIARRVFRTCRELGIETVAVFSDADAGMPFVAEADVAVRLPGSAPSDTYLRGDLVIEAARRSGADAIHPGYGFLSENAEFARDVEAAGLTWIGPSPESIDQMGSKIRAKEIMAAADVPILSVDVDAVSESDLPLLVKASAGGGGRGMRVVERLEELPGELEKARAEAASAFGDGTVFVEPYLPRARHVEVQVLADTHGTVWAVGDRDCSIQRRHQKVVEEAPAPNLSETARTTLHAAARQAAEAVAYRGAGTVEFLVDGDRVFFLEMNTRLQVEHPVTEEVHGIDLVAAQIAIAEGQPLTGEVSAPRGHAIEVRLYAEDPADDWSPQTGTIRAFELPDSVRVDSAVEVGSVVGIHYDAMIAKVIAHGPDRGTALRTLVDALRRSRVHGVTTNAAALRQILEAKQVREADLWTSMLEENADEWFGDEAGDPLVPVAAALAEASLAATSARVLSRIPAGFRNVPSQPLTREYEGHPAVAYGSRQGRLAVDGATVVSIETGDASAEVLLEVDGVTRRYLVAVTDGHVDVDGPEGSTSLTPVPRFVDPADVVAEGSLLAPMPAAVTAVKVADGDRVAKGDPVVVLEAMKMQHTISAPSDGVVSGLAVSVGQQVEAGAVLAVIEEESE comes from the coding sequence TTGAGCACGATTCGCAAGGTCCTGGTCGCCAACCGTGGCGAGATCGCGCGGCGGGTGTTCCGCACGTGTCGTGAGCTCGGGATCGAGACCGTCGCGGTCTTCTCGGACGCCGACGCCGGCATGCCGTTCGTGGCCGAGGCCGACGTCGCGGTGCGGCTGCCGGGCAGCGCACCGTCGGACACGTACCTGCGCGGCGACCTCGTCATCGAGGCCGCGCGCCGCAGCGGTGCCGACGCGATCCACCCCGGCTACGGCTTCCTGTCAGAGAACGCTGAATTCGCCCGCGACGTCGAGGCCGCCGGCCTGACCTGGATCGGCCCGAGCCCGGAGTCCATCGACCAGATGGGCAGCAAGATCCGCGCGAAGGAGATCATGGCCGCCGCGGACGTCCCGATCCTCTCGGTCGACGTCGACGCGGTGTCCGAGTCCGACCTGCCGCTGCTGGTCAAGGCCAGCGCCGGCGGCGGCGGCCGCGGCATGCGCGTCGTCGAGCGGCTCGAGGAACTCCCCGGCGAGCTCGAGAAGGCCAGGGCCGAGGCCGCGTCGGCGTTCGGCGACGGCACCGTGTTCGTCGAGCCCTACCTGCCGCGAGCCCGCCACGTGGAGGTCCAGGTCCTGGCCGACACGCACGGCACCGTCTGGGCCGTGGGCGACCGCGACTGCTCGATCCAGCGCCGCCACCAGAAGGTCGTGGAGGAGGCGCCCGCGCCGAACCTCTCGGAGACGGCGCGCACCACGCTGCACGCCGCCGCCCGCCAGGCCGCCGAGGCCGTGGCCTACCGCGGCGCCGGCACGGTGGAGTTCCTCGTCGACGGCGACCGCGTGTTCTTCCTCGAGATGAACACCCGCCTGCAGGTGGAGCACCCCGTCACCGAGGAGGTGCACGGCATCGACCTCGTCGCCGCGCAGATCGCGATCGCCGAGGGCCAGCCGCTCACGGGCGAGGTCTCCGCACCGCGGGGCCACGCGATCGAGGTTCGCCTCTACGCCGAGGACCCCGCCGACGACTGGTCGCCGCAGACCGGCACGATCCGCGCGTTCGAGCTCCCCGACTCGGTCCGCGTGGACTCGGCCGTCGAGGTCGGCAGCGTCGTGGGCATCCACTACGACGCGATGATCGCGAAGGTCATCGCGCACGGTCCCGACCGCGGTACGGCGCTGCGCACCCTCGTCGACGCGCTGCGCCGCTCGCGCGTCCACGGCGTGACCACGAACGCGGCGGCGCTGCGCCAGATCCTCGAGGCGAAGCAGGTGCGCGAGGCCGACTTGTGGACCTCGATGCTGGAGGAGAACGCCGACGAGTGGTTCGGCGACGAGGCCGGCGACCCGCTGGTCCCCGTGGCGGCCGCGCTGGCCGAGGCGAGCCTCGCGGCGACCTCGGCACGGGTGCTCAGCCGCATCCCCGCGGGCTTCCGCAACGTGCCGAGCCAGCCGCTCACGCGGGAGTACGAGGGCCACCCGGCCGTCGCCTACGGCAGCCGGCAGGGACGACTCGCGGTCGACGGGGCCACGGTCGTCTCGATCGAGACCGGTGACGCGAGCGCCGAGGTGCTGCTGGAGGTCGACGGCGTGACCCGCCGCTACCTCGTGGCGGTGACCGACGGCCACGTGGACGTCGATGGCCCGGAGGGCTCGACGAGCCTCACGCCGGTGCCGCGCTTCGTCGACCCGGCCGACGTGGTGGCCGAGGGCTCGCTGCTGGCGCCGATGCCGGCGGCGGTCACCGCGGTCAAGGTCGCCGACGGCGATCGCGTCGCGAAGGGCGACCCCGTGGTCGTCCTCGAGGCGATGAAGATGCAGCACACCATCTCGGCGCCCTCCGACGGCGTCGTCAGCGGCCTGGCCGTGAGCGTCGGTCAGCAGGTCGAGGCCGGAGCGGTCCTCGCCGTCATCGAGGAGGAGAGCGAATGA